Part of the Tolypothrix sp. PCC 7910 genome, TCGCTATATTTTCGAGAAAAGTATTGGTTGAAAATGAGGTAATGACTTTGGCTGGCGCTAATTCTATCGGCGTATCCGCGTAAATAGGGGGTAAACCTGCTGAATGTTCCATATTGCCTAAAGATAGGTGGAATTCTCGTAGCCATAGAAATTTTACTTTACAATGGGCTGTTTACTCCCACTCCCAATACTGCTCGGTTAAGGATTTTCAACTCGGAATTTGGTTTGGGTAAAAGGTGAAAGGTTAAGGGTTAACGGTTTTTTCTTGACCCTTTTCCCCTTCCCCTTTTGCCCTTAACCGACAAGTATTGCTCCCACTCCCTAAAAATTCCAGAATTTCCACCTGAACAGCAAAAATCGGGACTGAGAATTGACATCTCAGCCCCGATAAAAAAGCGGGCTAACCGCTAGGAACATGGTTAACCCGTTCAGCTTTGGGAACGCGCAGAGAAATTGTTATTGCAATACCAACTTCACATTGGCGTTTTGTAGACCGCGCTGTTTTACTTCAGCCAAGGTCTTGTTAACGGCATACTTTTGGTTAATGGAGTTGATTAACTCAGTTTGGTTGTGCTTCTTAGCAACACCCCACAAGTCAGCGATGAGGTCAAAGGAACCATCACTGTTGCGAGACCAACCTAGGTCATATTCGCCTTCCAGCACAGCAACGATGTCGGAACGGACGCGCTGACCGTTATAACCACGAACATCAGCTTCAGTCTTTACGCTGATACCCAGGTCGCGCAAGGATGCTTTGAGGATTTCTGCATCGGTGATCTTGGTGCGAAGAGTGCTAAAGTGAGACATTTGGGTTTCCTCCAATAGAGAAGATTGAGAACAACGACAACGGTTTGTTTTTGGGGAAGCCGCACTTAAATGAGAAGCGGCTTTTTTTCTATCAACTGCTAGCATTTACTGCTAGCCTTTCCCCCTGGGTTAGCAGGAGAAAGCTTTTAGAACTCCATTCGCTGATATTCAGCTACGGAGGCTGCTGCGGGTCTGGCGCGCTGTCTGGCCCAGTCTCTCAAGGCTGTGACCTGTTCTTGCATCGTACGAGACAGCGGCAAGGTTGCCTTCAGTGCAGCAATAATATCTAGTTGGGTGAACTCGCGTTCTTGGGCAAAAGCTTCGTACATTGCCGCTACAATCGCTTGTTCAATTTCTGCCCCAGAAAAGCCGTCGGACATCTTAGCTAGTTGTCCTAGATCAAATCTAGTGATGTCTTCACGACGCTTTGTTAGGTGAATATTATATATATCTTCCCGTTCTTCCGGTGTGGGCAGATCCACAAAGAAAATTTCATCAAAACGACCTTTTCTTAAGAACTCCCCAGGCAATCTTTCCACTCTATTAGCGGTTGCCATCACGAACACAGGAGATTTCTTTTCTTGCATCCAGGTCAAGAATGAGCCAAAGATCCGGCTAGAAGTACCACCGTCTGAATCACCAGAACCAGCACTACCAGCAAAGGATTTATCTAACTCGTCAATGAACAGAATTGTGGGAGAAATTGATTCTGCTGTTTTGAGGGCATTACGCAGGTTGGCTTCACTTCGACCCACCATTGAGCCGTCGTAAACTCTACCCATATCTAGACGTAATATTGGTAACCCCCAAAGTCTGGAAGTAGTTTTAGCAATCAACGACTTACCACAACCAGGAACACCTAGAATTAACATCCCTTTAGGTTGAGGTAGACCATACTCTCTAGCTTTTTCTGTGAAAGCATTAGAGCGTTGCTTTAGCCACTTTTTCAACTCTTCTAAGCCACCTACAGCTTCAATGGTTTCATCTTCCTCAATGTATTCTAATATACCATTGCGCCGAATTAGTTGCTTCTTCTCCGATAAAACTATATCTACTTCATCTTCCGTCAAACGCCCTGTAGTTACCTGTGCCTTGCGATAGACTTTTTCGGCTTCATCTTTGGTTAAACCCAAGGCGGCTCTAAGAAGCTTTTCTCTCGCCTCTGTTGTTAGTCTGCGCCCACGATTTTGATCTAAATGGTGAGTTAAAACTTTGTTCAGCTCGGCCATGTCTGGTAATTGGAAGTCGAGAACTACAACTTCTTTTTCCAGTTCGATAGGCACTTGCTGGACTGGCGACATTAAAATAATGTTTTTCGGTATATTATGCGCGCCTTTAAAACTTGCGATCGCATCTCTTAACGACCTAGTTGTTGCAGGCGCATCTATAAAAGGATGTAAATCTTTAAGAATAAAAATACCAGGTTCTTTATGCCGGATAATCCACTCAATTGCTGCTTCCGGAGAAACAGTATTATGTTGGGTGACATTCCGGGGTTGACCATACTCCACGATGCCGTGAGTTACTGTCCAAACAAATACTCGGCGTTGAGGCTTTAACAACTGGGCGATGGTGGAGATTGATTGCTCAGCCCGCTCTTCCTCGGAGGTCACAAGGTAGATTAAAGGGTATTGAGCTTGAATTAGAATATTGAGCTCTTCTTTCATACATCGACCTACTTGAGACCTAAGTACAGTACAGACATCGTTTTTTTGGTGACGACAACCGAAGGAATTATGAATATTTCAGTTATTCATAATTCATATCTAACAGGGGACTAACTCTTCCTCATCCTGGGGATGGGTTTTAGCTTCATCCATTTCATCGATGGAGAGGGATTCTTGACCAATTACTCCTGGTTGACTTCCTAAAGTAATCAGTTCTCCATCACGTAACACCAGCGAACTTTCA contains:
- a CDS encoding DUF1257 domain-containing protein — protein: MSHFSTLRTKITDAEILKASLRDLGISVKTEADVRGYNGQRVRSDIVAVLEGEYDLGWSRNSDGSFDLIADLWGVAKKHNQTELINSINQKYAVNKTLAEVKQRGLQNANVKLVLQ
- a CDS encoding AAA family ATPase; this translates as MKEELNILIQAQYPLIYLVTSEEERAEQSISTIAQLLKPQRRVFVWTVTHGIVEYGQPRNVTQHNTVSPEAAIEWIIRHKEPGIFILKDLHPFIDAPATTRSLRDAIASFKGAHNIPKNIILMSPVQQVPIELEKEVVVLDFQLPDMAELNKVLTHHLDQNRGRRLTTEAREKLLRAALGLTKDEAEKVYRKAQVTTGRLTEDEVDIVLSEKKQLIRRNGILEYIEEDETIEAVGGLEELKKWLKQRSNAFTEKAREYGLPQPKGMLILGVPGCGKSLIAKTTSRLWGLPILRLDMGRVYDGSMVGRSEANLRNALKTAESISPTILFIDELDKSFAGSAGSGDSDGGTSSRIFGSFLTWMQEKKSPVFVMATANRVERLPGEFLRKGRFDEIFFVDLPTPEEREDIYNIHLTKRREDITRFDLGQLAKMSDGFSGAEIEQAIVAAMYEAFAQEREFTQLDIIAALKATLPLSRTMQEQVTALRDWARQRARPAAASVAEYQRMEF